A window from Leifsonia shinshuensis encodes these proteins:
- a CDS encoding ABC transporter ATP-binding protein, protein MNTREGDVAPAIHAEHVSKAYGKGDSRFQALSDVSLRVDRGQSVAIVGKSGSGKSTLMHVLALLDRPDSGSITVGGVDAAHLSGRDVNLIRNRQFGFVFQQFFLTASSSVLDNVTLPLKIAGVPAAERRRRGMEALRRFGLEDKAKNRATDLSGGQKQRVVLTRALVTEPEVIFADEPTGNLDSTTGALVEDELFALNRERGITLVVVTHDEDLAARCDRQVTIQDGRILDELGGAR, encoded by the coding sequence ATGAACACACGAGAGGGTGACGTCGCACCCGCCATTCACGCCGAACACGTCTCGAAGGCCTACGGAAAGGGCGACAGCCGGTTCCAGGCGCTGTCCGACGTATCCCTCCGCGTCGACCGCGGCCAGTCCGTCGCGATCGTCGGCAAGAGCGGCTCCGGGAAATCCACCCTGATGCACGTGCTCGCGCTCCTCGACCGGCCCGACAGCGGTTCGATCACGGTCGGCGGGGTGGATGCGGCGCACCTGTCCGGACGTGACGTCAACCTCATCCGCAACCGGCAGTTCGGCTTCGTGTTCCAGCAGTTCTTCCTCACGGCGAGCAGTTCCGTGCTCGACAACGTGACCCTCCCGCTGAAGATCGCGGGCGTCCCGGCGGCCGAGCGCAGGCGACGCGGGATGGAGGCCCTGCGCCGGTTCGGGCTGGAGGACAAGGCCAAGAACCGCGCGACCGACCTGTCCGGCGGCCAGAAGCAGCGCGTCGTCCTCACCCGGGCCCTGGTGACCGAGCCGGAGGTCATCTTCGCGGACGAACCGACCGGGAACCTCGACTCGACCACCGGCGCTCTCGTCGAGGACGAGCTGTTCGCCCTGAACCGCGAGCGCGGGATCACCCTCGTCGTCGTCACACACGACGAGGATCTCGCGGCTCGCTGCGACCGCCAGGTGACGATCCAGGATGGGCGCATCCTCGACGAGCTCGGAGGTGCCCGGTGA
- the dapE gene encoding succinyl-diaminopimelate desuccinylase: MQNSSVPLDLSTTSIELTRQLCDIESVSGDERTLADAIEAALSGLPHLEVIRDGDAIVARTNLGRERRALIAGHIDTVPLNNNLPTRFEEHDGIRFLWGRGTVDMKAGVAVQLKLAAELTDPAVDVTWMWYDHEEVNAELNGLGRLARNRPDLFVGDFGILGEPSNGVVEGGCNGNLRVEVRTYGLRAHSARGWVGDNAIHKAAPILDILASYQAREVEVDGLVYKEGLNAVGISGGVAGNIIPDECMVHINYRFAPSRSSQEAIEHMHELFGDYEITVVDRADGARPGLDAPLAQEFVAAVGGVAKPKYGWTDVARFSALGIPAVNYGPGDPLKAHADDERVDVEQIVAVEEGLRAWLTGAGAR; this comes from the coding sequence GTGCAGAACAGCAGCGTGCCCCTGGACCTCAGCACCACCTCCATCGAGCTGACCCGTCAGCTGTGCGACATCGAGTCGGTCTCCGGCGACGAGAGGACGCTGGCCGACGCGATCGAAGCGGCGCTCAGCGGGCTCCCGCACCTCGAGGTGATCCGCGACGGCGACGCGATCGTCGCCCGCACGAACCTCGGCCGTGAGCGGCGGGCGCTGATCGCCGGTCACATCGACACCGTGCCGCTGAACAACAACCTGCCCACGCGTTTCGAGGAGCACGACGGCATCCGCTTTCTCTGGGGTCGTGGCACGGTCGACATGAAGGCCGGCGTCGCGGTGCAGCTCAAGCTGGCCGCCGAGCTCACCGACCCCGCCGTGGACGTGACGTGGATGTGGTACGACCACGAGGAGGTCAACGCCGAGCTCAACGGCCTCGGCCGCCTCGCGCGCAACCGCCCGGACCTGTTCGTCGGCGACTTCGGCATCCTCGGCGAGCCGAGCAACGGCGTCGTGGAGGGCGGCTGCAACGGCAACCTGCGCGTCGAGGTCCGCACCTACGGCCTGCGCGCGCACTCGGCGCGGGGCTGGGTGGGCGACAACGCCATCCACAAGGCCGCGCCGATCCTCGACATCCTCGCTTCGTACCAGGCGCGCGAGGTCGAGGTCGACGGCCTCGTGTACAAGGAGGGCCTCAACGCCGTGGGCATCTCCGGCGGGGTGGCCGGCAACATCATCCCGGACGAGTGCATGGTGCACATCAATTACCGATTCGCGCCGTCGCGCAGCTCGCAGGAGGCCATCGAGCACATGCACGAGCTCTTCGGCGACTACGAGATCACGGTCGTCGACCGCGCGGACGGCGCCCGGCCGGGCCTGGATGCGCCGCTCGCGCAGGAGTTCGTCGCCGCGGTCGGCGGCGTGGCCAAGCCGAAGTACGGGTGGACGGACGTGGCCCGGTTCAGCGCGCTGGGCATCCCGGCGGTGAACTACGGCCCGGGCGACCCGCTGAAGGCGCACGCCGACGACGAGCGCGTCGACGTGGAGCAGATCGTGGCGGTGGAGGAGGGGCTGCGTGCCTGGCTCACGGGTGCAGGCGCCCGCTGA
- a CDS encoding dihydrolipoamide acetyltransferase family protein translates to MAVREFALPDLGEGLTESELVTWKVAVGDTVHLNQIIAEVETAKALVELPAPYDGTVSRLFVEPGVTVAVGEPLVAFEVDAGERAMDPAPDAPSVPERHGDAEKREPTLVGYGARADAGGRPARRARPGLAVAAGSPVRADVASAGAALAGAVSVAASAPVSSSSPSPVALAERPRATPPVRKYAREHGIDLASVVGSGDRGLITRSDVQSYVEREESAAPQDAPASAGSRETRIPIRGVRKATAEAMVRSAFGAPQATVFLTIDVTPTTELVGRLRARPEFAEVRPGLLAVVAKALLIAVRRTPEVNARWDDAANEIVQTEYVHLGIAAATPRGLMVPVIRDADAMSLVGIAAAIRSLAETARAGRTAPADLSGGTITITNVGVFGVDAGTPILTPGEAAILAVGAVRRQPWEHEGGIALRDVLTLALSFDHRIVDGEQASRFLADIGRILADPASTLAML, encoded by the coding sequence ATGGCCGTCCGAGAGTTCGCGCTGCCCGACCTCGGTGAGGGACTCACCGAGTCGGAGCTGGTGACGTGGAAGGTCGCCGTCGGCGACACCGTGCACCTCAACCAGATCATCGCCGAGGTGGAGACCGCGAAGGCGCTGGTCGAGCTGCCCGCGCCGTACGACGGGACCGTGTCCCGGTTGTTCGTGGAGCCGGGCGTCACCGTCGCGGTGGGGGAGCCGCTGGTGGCGTTCGAGGTGGATGCGGGGGAGCGGGCCATGGATCCGGCGCCTGACGCGCCGAGCGTGCCCGAGAGACACGGGGACGCCGAGAAGCGCGAGCCGACGCTGGTCGGGTACGGGGCGCGCGCGGACGCGGGCGGTCGGCCGGCGCGTCGGGCGCGGCCCGGGCTGGCCGTGGCGGCGGGATCGCCGGTGCGGGCCGACGTTGCGTCAGCCGGTGCGGCGCTTGCCGGTGCGGTGTCCGTTGCGGCATCCGCCCCTGTGTCGTCATCGTCGCCGTCGCCCGTCGCCCTGGCGGAGCGGCCGCGGGCGACGCCGCCGGTCCGCAAGTACGCGCGGGAGCACGGGATCGACCTGGCGTCGGTCGTCGGGTCGGGCGACCGCGGGCTGATCACGCGGAGCGACGTGCAGTCCTACGTGGAGCGCGAGGAGTCCGCCGCCCCGCAGGATGCGCCGGCGTCCGCGGGGTCGCGCGAGACGCGCATCCCGATCCGCGGCGTCCGCAAGGCGACGGCCGAGGCGATGGTCCGCAGCGCGTTCGGCGCGCCGCAGGCGACCGTGTTCCTGACGATCGACGTCACGCCGACCACCGAGCTGGTCGGGCGTCTGCGCGCCCGGCCGGAGTTCGCGGAGGTACGGCCGGGGCTCCTCGCCGTCGTCGCCAAGGCGCTGTTGATCGCCGTCCGCCGCACCCCCGAGGTGAACGCCCGCTGGGACGACGCCGCGAACGAGATCGTGCAGACCGAGTACGTGCACCTGGGCATCGCGGCGGCGACGCCGCGCGGCCTGATGGTCCCGGTGATCCGCGACGCCGACGCCATGTCGCTCGTCGGCATCGCGGCCGCGATCCGCTCGCTCGCCGAGACCGCGCGCGCCGGGCGCACCGCGCCCGCCGACCTGAGCGGCGGGACGATCACGATCACCAACGTCGGAGTGTTCGGGGTGGATGCGGGCACGCCGATTCTGACGCCGGGCGAGGCCGCGATCCTCGCGGTCGGCGCCGTGCGGCGTCAGCCCTGGGAGCACGAGGGCGGCATCGCCCTCCGCGACGTGCTCACGCTCGCGCTGTCGTTCGACCACCGCATCGTCGACGGCGAGCAGGCCTCGCGCTTCCTCGCGGACATCGGCCGCATCCTCGCCGACCCCGCCTCGACCCTCGCCATGCTCTGA
- a CDS encoding ABC transporter permease produces the protein MKSLDLIRTAVANTFRSKLRTTLTVLALFVGAFTLTLTTALGAGVSDYVTKQVASLGAGDVFLISKASSSTATASGPQKYDPATSTASNGTANPLTGSAGALTDANIDQLKSIDGLTDVSPVSAVAIDWITGPADEKYEFSIAPTSSIARSDLIAGSQLDRSSSTPEVTLPEDYLQPLGFDTAQDAVGAEITLGYTDIAGGAHTTTATVAGVSNTSLLNSGAGANAALVDEIGQQQKAGSSAPAQYQVAVAHFAPDATDAQIAALKADISDKGMSAQTIEDQLGVIQTVISGITGVLNAFAIIALLAAAFGIVNTLLMSVQERTREIGLMKAMGMSNARVFTLFSIEAAFIGLLGSLLGVVAAIAIGLPLSSALASGPLAALSGLSILLFQPAGIVGVVVLIVLIAFLAGTLPARRAARKEPIDALRYE, from the coding sequence GTGAAGAGCCTCGACCTGATCCGCACCGCCGTCGCCAACACGTTCCGCAGCAAGCTCCGCACCACGCTGACCGTGCTCGCGCTGTTCGTCGGGGCATTCACCCTCACCCTGACCACAGCGCTGGGGGCCGGTGTCTCGGACTACGTCACCAAGCAGGTCGCCTCGCTCGGCGCGGGCGACGTCTTCCTCATCTCTAAGGCTTCCAGCTCCACCGCCACCGCCTCCGGGCCGCAGAAGTACGACCCCGCGACCTCGACCGCGTCGAACGGCACCGCCAACCCGCTCACCGGGTCCGCGGGCGCCCTGACCGACGCGAACATCGATCAGCTGAAGAGCATCGACGGGCTCACGGACGTGTCGCCCGTGTCGGCCGTCGCCATCGACTGGATCACGGGGCCCGCGGACGAGAAGTACGAGTTCTCGATCGCCCCGACGTCGTCCATCGCGCGGTCCGACCTGATCGCGGGCAGCCAGCTCGACCGCTCGTCGAGCACGCCCGAGGTCACCCTGCCGGAGGACTACCTCCAGCCCCTCGGGTTCGACACCGCCCAGGACGCCGTCGGCGCCGAGATCACCCTCGGCTACACGGACATCGCCGGCGGAGCGCACACCACGACCGCCACGGTCGCCGGGGTGTCCAACACCAGCCTCCTGAACTCCGGCGCAGGTGCGAACGCCGCGCTGGTGGACGAGATCGGCCAGCAGCAGAAGGCCGGCTCCTCGGCACCTGCTCAGTATCAGGTTGCCGTCGCCCACTTCGCACCGGACGCGACCGACGCGCAGATCGCGGCGCTCAAGGCGGACATCTCCGACAAGGGCATGAGCGCCCAGACGATCGAGGACCAGCTCGGCGTCATCCAGACCGTCATCTCCGGGATCACCGGAGTGCTCAACGCCTTCGCGATCATCGCCCTCCTCGCCGCGGCGTTCGGCATCGTCAACACCCTCCTCATGAGCGTGCAGGAACGCACGCGGGAGATCGGCCTGATGAAGGCGATGGGGATGAGCAACGCCCGCGTCTTCACCCTGTTCAGCATCGAAGCGGCCTTCATCGGACTGCTCGGCAGCCTGCTCGGCGTCGTCGCGGCGATCGCGATCGGCCTCCCGCTGAGCTCGGCGCTGGCGAGCGGACCGCTGGCGGCGCTCTCGGGGCTCAGTATCCTGCTGTTCCAGCCGGCGGGCATCGTCGGCGTCGTCGTGCTCATCGTGCTCATCGCCTTCCTCGCCGGAACGCTGCCCGCCCGCCGAGCCGCCCGGAAGGAACCGATCGACGCACTACGCTACGAGTGA
- a CDS encoding alpha-ketoacid dehydrogenase subunit beta, protein MTALSMAKAINAGLRKALAADDRVVLMGEDIGTLGGVFRVTDGLQTEFGPRRVMDSPLAESGILGTAVGMAYRGYRPVVEIQFDGFIYPAFDQIVNQVARMHYRTQGAVRMPMVIRVPFAGGIGSAEHHSDSPEAYFAHTAGLRVVSPSDPQDAFTMIQQAIASDDPVLFFEPKRRYHAKGEVDEDAPLADARPMGTARVLTQGTDVTLVTYGGLVQLARDAAVAADDDGVSVEVIDLRSLSPLDLDTVVASVKRTGRLVVTHEAALSGGLAAEISASITERCFYHLEHAPVRVTGHDIPYPPAKLEAAHLPDLDRILDGIDRAMDRPNSLTGVED, encoded by the coding sequence ATGACCGCACTCAGCATGGCCAAGGCGATCAACGCCGGCCTCCGCAAGGCCCTGGCCGCCGACGACCGGGTCGTCCTGATGGGCGAGGACATCGGCACGCTCGGGGGCGTCTTCCGCGTCACCGACGGCCTGCAGACCGAGTTCGGGCCGCGCCGGGTGATGGATTCGCCGCTCGCCGAGTCCGGCATCCTCGGCACCGCGGTCGGCATGGCATACCGCGGATACCGTCCGGTGGTCGAGATCCAGTTCGACGGATTCATCTACCCGGCCTTCGACCAGATCGTGAACCAGGTGGCGCGGATGCACTACCGCACCCAGGGCGCGGTGCGCATGCCGATGGTCATCCGCGTGCCGTTCGCGGGCGGAATCGGCTCGGCCGAGCACCACTCCGACTCGCCCGAGGCGTACTTCGCGCACACGGCAGGGCTGCGCGTCGTGAGCCCGTCCGACCCCCAGGACGCCTTCACGATGATCCAGCAGGCGATCGCGTCCGACGACCCGGTGCTCTTCTTCGAGCCCAAGCGCCGGTACCACGCCAAGGGCGAGGTGGATGAGGATGCTCCGCTCGCCGACGCGCGCCCGATGGGCACCGCCCGGGTGCTGACGCAGGGCACCGACGTGACGCTCGTCACGTACGGCGGCCTGGTTCAGCTGGCGCGGGACGCCGCGGTGGCTGCGGACGACGACGGCGTCTCCGTCGAGGTGATCGACCTCCGCTCGCTCTCGCCGCTCGACCTCGACACCGTGGTCGCGTCGGTCAAGCGCACGGGCCGGCTGGTCGTGACGCACGAGGCGGCGCTCTCGGGCGGCCTCGCGGCCGAGATCTCCGCATCCATCACCGAGCGCTGCTTCTACCACCTGGAGCACGCGCCGGTCCGCGTCACCGGGCACGACATCCCGTACCCGCCGGCGAAGCTGGAGGCGGCGCACCTGCCGGACCTCGACCGCATCCTCGACGGCATCGACCGCGCGATGGACCGGCCCAACTCGCTGACCGGGGTGGAGGACTGA
- the dapD gene encoding 2,3,4,5-tetrahydropyridine-2,6-dicarboxylate N-succinyltransferase, whose product MPSDVPDSSAAPAAPRSAWGYGLATVAADGTVLDTWFPEPRLGTLPAGRDRWIAPADLEELAGDDPRRAVRIDIVTVDIQLDAPPASTPDAYLRLHLLSHLLVQPNGLNLDGIFAHLPTVAWTNAGPVNPADLDRLRPRLQRAGIQVSGIDKFPRLLDYVTPERVRIADASRVRLGAHLAPGTTVMHEGFVNFNAGTLGTSMVEGRISQGVVVGDGSDIGGGASIMGTLSGGGTHRVSIGERALLGANSGIGISIGDDSVVEAGLYVTAGTKVVLVGEAPTADGRPRTVKAAELSGMPGLLFRRNSLTGAVEVLRRAGTGVELNAALHA is encoded by the coding sequence ATGCCTTCCGACGTGCCTGACAGTTCCGCCGCGCCCGCCGCTCCCCGCTCCGCCTGGGGCTACGGCCTGGCCACCGTCGCCGCCGACGGGACCGTGCTCGACACGTGGTTCCCGGAGCCGCGGCTGGGGACGCTGCCCGCCGGCCGCGACCGCTGGATCGCGCCGGCCGACCTCGAGGAGCTGGCCGGCGACGACCCGCGCCGCGCCGTCCGCATCGACATCGTGACCGTCGACATCCAGCTGGACGCGCCGCCCGCGTCGACCCCGGACGCCTACCTGCGCCTGCACCTGCTCTCCCACCTGCTGGTGCAGCCCAACGGACTGAACCTCGACGGCATCTTCGCGCACCTCCCCACGGTCGCCTGGACGAACGCCGGCCCGGTCAACCCGGCCGACCTCGACCGGCTGCGTCCGCGGCTGCAGCGCGCGGGCATCCAGGTCTCGGGCATCGACAAGTTCCCGCGGCTCCTCGACTACGTCACGCCTGAGCGCGTGCGCATCGCGGACGCCTCCCGCGTCCGGCTCGGAGCGCACCTTGCGCCCGGCACCACCGTGATGCACGAGGGCTTCGTCAACTTCAACGCGGGCACGCTCGGCACGTCGATGGTCGAGGGCCGCATCTCGCAGGGCGTCGTGGTCGGCGACGGCTCCGACATCGGCGGCGGCGCATCCATCATGGGGACGCTGTCCGGCGGCGGGACGCACCGCGTCTCGATCGGCGAGCGCGCGCTCCTCGGCGCGAACTCCGGCATCGGCATCTCCATCGGCGACGATTCCGTGGTCGAGGCCGGCCTCTACGTGACCGCCGGAACCAAGGTGGTGCTCGTCGGCGAGGCGCCCACCGCCGACGGCCGCCCGCGCACCGTGAAGGCCGCCGAACTGTCCGGGATGCCGGGCCTGCTCTTCCGCCGCAACTCCCTCACCGGCGCCGTCGAGGTGCTCCGCCGCGCCGGCACCGGCGTCGAGCTGAACGCCGCCCTGCACGCCTGA
- the pdhA gene encoding pyruvate dehydrogenase (acetyl-transferring) E1 component subunit alpha encodes MTIDNQPATRRGGSHSDLESLGELGLGGIDVVRLLDAGGVRHADDRYDAWVSDIGTDQLLALYEDMRVIRRIDAEATALQRQGELGLWPPLLGQEAAQIGSGRALRHDDFVFSSYREHGVAYCRGAGLVDLLRVWRGTTQSGWNPYDINMATPQVIIGAQTLHATGYALGIQADGTDAVAVAYFGDGATSEGDVNEALIFAATYAAPVIFFCQNNQYAISEPVSLQAQRPIADRAPGFGVPSVRVDGNDVLAVLAVTRAALDRARSGGGPTFIEAVTYRMGPHTTADDPTRYRDAAELDEWRGKDPVSRVEAYLNAQGALTDDRMAGIIAKADAVAAEMRAGITALTDPEPLAVFDHVYAEPHTGLARQRDHYSRYLRTFVGSDSR; translated from the coding sequence GTGACGATCGACAATCAGCCGGCCACCCGTCGGGGTGGCTCCCACTCGGACCTCGAATCCCTCGGCGAGCTCGGGCTCGGCGGGATCGACGTGGTACGCCTGCTCGATGCCGGCGGTGTCCGCCACGCGGACGACCGGTACGACGCCTGGGTCTCCGACATCGGAACCGACCAGCTGCTCGCGCTGTACGAGGACATGCGCGTCATCCGGCGCATCGACGCCGAGGCCACCGCGCTGCAGCGTCAGGGCGAACTGGGACTGTGGCCGCCGCTGCTCGGCCAGGAGGCGGCGCAGATCGGCTCCGGCCGCGCTCTGCGCCACGACGACTTCGTGTTCTCCAGTTACCGCGAGCACGGCGTCGCCTACTGCCGCGGCGCCGGCCTCGTCGACCTGCTGCGCGTGTGGCGCGGCACGACCCAGAGCGGCTGGAACCCGTACGACATCAACATGGCGACGCCGCAGGTGATCATCGGCGCGCAGACGCTGCATGCGACCGGGTACGCGCTCGGCATCCAGGCCGACGGCACGGACGCCGTGGCTGTCGCCTACTTCGGCGACGGCGCGACCAGCGAGGGCGACGTGAACGAGGCGCTGATCTTCGCCGCGACCTACGCCGCCCCGGTCATCTTCTTCTGCCAGAACAACCAGTACGCGATCTCCGAGCCGGTGTCGCTGCAGGCGCAGCGTCCCATCGCCGACCGCGCGCCGGGCTTCGGGGTGCCGAGCGTCCGCGTCGACGGGAACGACGTGCTCGCCGTGCTGGCCGTCACCCGCGCCGCCCTCGACCGCGCGCGCAGCGGCGGCGGCCCCACCTTCATCGAGGCGGTCACCTACCGGATGGGCCCGCACACCACCGCCGACGACCCCACCCGCTACCGCGACGCCGCCGAGCTGGACGAGTGGCGCGGCAAGGACCCGGTGAGCCGGGTGGAGGCGTACCTGAACGCCCAGGGCGCCCTGACCGACGATCGCATGGCCGGCATCATCGCCAAGGCGGATGCCGTGGCGGCCGAGATGCGCGCCGGCATCACCGCGCTCACCGACCCGGAGCCGCTGGCTGTGTTCGACCACGTGTACGCGGAGCCGCACACCGGTCTCGCCCGCCAGCGGGACCACTACTCGCGCTACCTGCGCACGTTCGTGGGGAGCGACAGCCGATGA
- a CDS encoding Lrp/AsnC family transcriptional regulator, with the protein MRSFDGTDRRILLALADDPRSTNVSLADRLGLSRNTVQARVAELERNGAFLSFERRISARVAGYPLAAFVNVHVQQQRLAAVVESLAAIPEIVQAHGLSGPSDLLLRVVCVDAEDLFRITGIIQSTDGVDRAETSLDMGELIPYRLRPLLTRDA; encoded by the coding sequence ATGCGCAGCTTCGACGGCACCGATCGCCGCATCCTCCTGGCGCTCGCGGACGACCCGCGATCGACCAACGTCTCCCTCGCCGACCGGCTCGGACTCAGCCGGAACACCGTGCAGGCGCGGGTCGCCGAGCTGGAGCGGAACGGCGCGTTCCTGTCGTTCGAACGACGGATCTCGGCGCGCGTCGCCGGGTACCCGCTGGCGGCGTTCGTCAACGTGCACGTGCAGCAGCAGCGGCTGGCCGCCGTGGTGGAGTCGCTGGCCGCGATCCCGGAGATCGTGCAGGCGCACGGCCTCTCCGGCCCGTCCGATCTGCTGCTGCGGGTGGTCTGCGTCGACGCGGAGGACCTGTTCCGGATCACCGGCATTATCCAGTCGACGGACGGCGTCGACCGCGCCGAGACGTCCCTCGACATGGGCGAGCTCATCCCCTACCGCCTGCGCCCCCTCCTCACCCGCGACGCCTGA
- a CDS encoding polyribonucleotide nucleotidyltransferase, producing the protein MEGPEIKFAEAVLDNGRFGTRTVRFETGRLAQQAQGAVAAYLDEETMLLSATSASKHPKDNFDFFPLTVDVEERSYAAGKIPGSFFRREGRPSTEAILVCRLIDRPLRPSFVEGLRNEVQIVITVLSIAPDEFYDALAINAASASTQISGLPFSGPIAGVRLALIPGNGTHEDQWIAFPKASQLEEAVFDLVVAGRVLTNEDGSEGDVAIMMVEAEATENSWNLIQGGAVKPNEDIVAQGLEAAKPFIRQLVGAQNVIAEQAAKAIADYPVFLPYSQETYDNVAGLAYDELVNVYQIADKIERQNADDALKERVKVALTEKVEAGALPAEVLTQFSAAYKSVSKVVMRGRVLREGIRIDGRGLTDIRPLDAEVQVIPRVHGSAIFQRGETQILGVTTLNMLKMEQQIDSLSPVTKKRYLHHYNFPPYSTGETGRVGSPKRREIGHGYLAERALVPVLPSRDEFPYAIRQVSEALGSNGSTSMGSVCASTLSLLNAGVPLRAPVAGIAMGLISDVVDGETRYAALTDILGAEDALGDMDFKVAGTSEFVTAIQLDTKLDGIPSSVLAGALKQAKDARTTILSVLNAAIDRPDEMAPTAPRVISVQIPVDKIGELIGPKGKTINAIQDETGAEISIEEDGTVYIGATDGPSAEAARAQVNAIANPTNPEVGEQFLGTVVKIAAFGAFVSLLPGKDGLLHISEVRKLAGGKRVENVEDVLGVGQKILVEITKIDDRGKLSLAPVIADESAEAPAAPAAETPVEAPAEA; encoded by the coding sequence TTGGAAGGTCCTGAAATCAAATTCGCCGAAGCCGTTCTCGACAACGGCCGCTTCGGCACCCGTACGGTCCGGTTCGAGACCGGACGCCTCGCCCAGCAGGCACAGGGCGCCGTCGCCGCCTACCTCGACGAGGAGACCATGCTGCTGAGCGCCACCAGCGCCAGCAAGCACCCGAAGGACAACTTCGACTTCTTCCCGCTGACCGTCGACGTCGAGGAGCGCTCGTACGCCGCCGGCAAGATCCCCGGCTCGTTCTTCCGTCGCGAGGGCCGCCCCTCCACCGAGGCGATCCTGGTCTGCCGTCTGATCGACCGGCCGCTGCGCCCGTCGTTCGTCGAGGGCCTCCGCAACGAGGTTCAGATCGTCATCACCGTCCTGAGCATCGCCCCGGACGAGTTCTACGACGCTCTGGCCATCAACGCGGCCAGCGCCTCCACGCAGATCTCCGGTCTGCCGTTCTCCGGCCCGATCGCCGGTGTGCGCCTCGCGCTCATCCCCGGCAACGGCACCCACGAGGACCAGTGGATCGCGTTCCCGAAGGCCTCGCAGCTCGAGGAGGCCGTGTTCGACCTCGTCGTCGCGGGCCGCGTGCTCACCAACGAGGACGGCTCGGAGGGCGACGTCGCGATCATGATGGTCGAGGCGGAGGCCACCGAGAACAGCTGGAACCTGATCCAGGGTGGAGCGGTCAAGCCGAACGAGGACATCGTCGCGCAGGGCCTGGAGGCGGCGAAGCCGTTCATCCGCCAGCTCGTCGGCGCGCAGAACGTCATCGCCGAGCAGGCCGCCAAGGCGATCGCCGACTACCCGGTGTTCCTGCCCTACTCGCAGGAGACCTACGACAACGTCGCGGGCCTCGCCTACGACGAGCTCGTGAACGTCTACCAGATCGCCGACAAGATCGAGCGCCAGAACGCCGACGACGCCCTCAAGGAGCGCGTCAAGGTCGCCCTGACCGAGAAGGTCGAGGCCGGTGCGCTCCCCGCCGAGGTGCTGACCCAGTTCTCGGCCGCCTACAAGTCGGTCTCGAAGGTCGTCATGCGCGGCCGCGTGCTGCGCGAGGGCATCCGCATCGACGGCCGCGGGCTCACGGACATCCGTCCGCTCGACGCCGAGGTGCAGGTCATCCCGCGCGTCCACGGCTCGGCCATCTTCCAGCGCGGCGAGACCCAGATCCTGGGCGTCACCACGCTGAACATGCTCAAGATGGAGCAGCAGATCGACTCGCTGTCGCCCGTCACGAAGAAGCGCTACCTGCACCACTACAACTTCCCGCCCTACTCGACCGGTGAGACCGGCCGCGTCGGGTCGCCGAAGCGTCGCGAGATCGGGCACGGCTACCTCGCCGAGCGCGCCCTCGTGCCGGTGCTGCCGAGCCGCGACGAGTTCCCCTACGCGATCCGCCAGGTGTCCGAGGCTCTCGGCTCCAACGGCTCCACGTCGATGGGCTCCGTCTGCGCGTCCACCCTGTCGCTGCTGAACGCCGGTGTGCCGCTGCGCGCCCCGGTGGCCGGTATCGCCATGGGCCTGATCTCCGACGTCGTCGACGGTGAGACCCGCTACGCGGCGCTCACCGACATCCTGGGCGCCGAGGACGCGCTGGGCGACATGGACTTCAAGGTCGCCGGTACGAGCGAGTTCGTCACCGCGATCCAGCTCGACACCAAGCTCGACGGCATCCCGTCGTCGGTGCTGGCCGGCGCGCTGAAGCAGGCGAAGGACGCTCGCACCACGATCCTGAGCGTGCTGAACGCCGCGATCGACCGTCCGGACGAGATGGCCCCGACCGCGCCCCGCGTGATCTCGGTCCAGATCCCGGTCGACAAGATCGGCGAGCTGATCGGCCCGAAGGGCAAGACGATCAACGCCATCCAGGACGAGACCGGCGCCGAGATCTCCATCGAGGAGGACGGCACCGTCTACATCGGCGCCACCGACGGCCCGTCGGCCGAGGCGGCCCGCGCCCAGGTCAACGCGATCGCGAACCCCACCAACCCGGAGGTCGGCGAGCAGTTCCTCGGAACCGTCGTCAAGATCGCCGCGTTCGGTGCGTTCGTCTCGCTGCTCCCGGGCAAGGACGGCCTGCTGCACATCTCGGAGGTCCGCAAGCTCGCCGGTGGCAAGCGCGTGGAGAACGTCGAGGACGTGCTCGGTGTCGGCCAGAAGATCCTGGTCGAGATCACCAAGATCGACGACCGCGGAAAGCTGTCGCTCGCCCCGGTGATCGCCGACGAGTCCGCCGAGGCCCCCGCCGCGCCCGCGGCTGAGACCCCGGTCGAGGCCCCTGCCGAGGCGTAA